A window of Hugenholtzia roseola DSM 9546 contains these coding sequences:
- a CDS encoding reverse transcriptase family protein encodes MWGKKTFFEPNPFFKRRLQWLYRQLLPLYEPPACAFAYIKGRNYAQYRAVHQKNHYIYAIDLKSFFNSITTPQVNNALQSFCSPAVAGYLADALTAEGVLPIGFPTSPLISNIVFKNLDEKIVEFANKEGLSYSRYADDILISSNKKITTQNLNAFVYLIEKNGFKINFKKFKKVDKNTNLSTLSLKERRFLNLLLHQWQKKGYMDTNLWFLAAHRKSYAKPQDALSNFLRAKIFPFKDDFPKLWAQFERISKQYPYQTQNQMEENSIPATEKTQIMKEQPKSPTQYAQAPEPVVVSATTNATKLTFSASRQELEQYRRTPVSGSIDNFFKNHCQ; translated from the coding sequence GTGTGGGGAAAAAAAACTTTTTTTGAACCAAACCCTTTTTTTAAGCGGCGTTTGCAATGGTTGTACCGTCAATTATTGCCTTTGTACGAGCCGCCTGCTTGCGCTTTTGCCTATATAAAAGGTAGAAATTATGCACAGTATCGAGCGGTACATCAAAAAAATCACTATATTTATGCCATAGATTTAAAATCTTTTTTTAATTCAATTACTACGCCGCAAGTTAATAATGCCTTACAATCCTTTTGCAGCCCAGCAGTGGCGGGCTATTTAGCTGATGCGCTCACTGCTGAAGGCGTTTTGCCTATTGGATTTCCTACTTCACCGCTTATTAGCAACATTGTATTTAAAAATTTAGATGAAAAAATTGTAGAATTTGCAAACAAAGAAGGTTTATCTTATTCAAGGTATGCAGACGATATACTCATTTCTTCAAACAAAAAAATAACTACGCAAAACTTAAATGCTTTTGTGTATTTGATAGAAAAAAATGGATTTAAAATAAACTTTAAAAAATTTAAAAAAGTAGATAAAAATACGAATCTTTCCACACTCTCTTTAAAAGAAAGACGGTTTTTAAACCTTTTACTACATCAATGGCAAAAAAAAGGCTATATGGACACAAACCTGTGGTTTTTGGCTGCGCATAGAAAAAGCTACGCAAAGCCGCAAGATGCGTTATCTAACTTTTTAAGAGCAAAAATTTTCCCTTTTAAAGACGATTTCCCCAAACTTTGGGCGCAATTTGAGCGTATAAGCAAGCAGTATCCTTACCAAACACAAAATCAAATGGAAGAAAACAGCATACCCGCAACAGAAAAAACACAAATAATGAAAGAACAACCTAAGTCACCTACACAATATGCACAAGCTCCAGAACCAGTAGTAGTTAGTGCTACGACTAATGCTACTAAGTTGACGTTTTCGGCTTCAAGACAAGAACTAGAACAGTATAGAAGAACTCCTGTTTCAGGCTCGATAGATAATTTTTTTAAAAATCATTGTCAGTAA
- the pdxH gene encoding pyridoxamine 5'-phosphate oxidase, protein MLNIKNLRQEYSLHRLDEDNVESSPFLQFKVWFEEALQAQLAAEPNAMTLATTDERGFPSARIVLLKEVDEKGFVFFTNYESRKGQNIVQNNQAALLFFWAELQRQVRLEGKIEKITAAESQAYFQSRPRGSQLSAWLSPQSKIVESRNWLEKRQEEVEKEFEGTEKLPLPPFWGGYRLIPTYFEFWQGRPSRLHDRIAYQKNETEAQNNSWEIVRLAP, encoded by the coding sequence ATGCTTAATATCAAGAACTTACGACAAGAATATAGCCTCCATCGTTTAGATGAAGATAATGTAGAAAGTAGTCCTTTTTTGCAGTTCAAAGTTTGGTTTGAAGAAGCTCTACAAGCCCAATTAGCCGCTGAACCCAACGCCATGACGCTTGCCACAACCGACGAGCGCGGTTTTCCTTCGGCGCGGATTGTACTTTTAAAAGAAGTAGATGAAAAAGGGTTTGTTTTTTTTACAAATTATGAAAGTAGAAAAGGACAAAATATTGTACAAAATAACCAAGCCGCCCTGCTATTTTTTTGGGCAGAACTACAACGTCAGGTGCGTTTGGAGGGTAAAATTGAAAAAATAACCGCTGCCGAATCGCAAGCCTATTTTCAGAGCCGCCCGCGTGGGAGTCAGCTTAGTGCGTGGCTTTCGCCGCAAAGCAAGATAGTGGAAAGCCGAAATTGGCTTGAAAAGCGACAAGAAGAAGTAGAAAAAGAGTTTGAGGGAACGGAAAAATTGCCCTTGCCGCCCTTTTGGGGGGGCTATCGCCTTATTCCCACTTATTTTGAATTTTGGCAAGGCAGACCCTCGCGCCTGCATGATAGAATTGCCTACCAAAAAAATGAAACGGAAGCCCAAAATAATAGTTGGGAAATTGTTAGATTAGCTCCTTGA
- a CDS encoding ABC transporter substrate-binding protein, giving the protein MTKKIILSFLIFFVCTSLLWAQNWQTMYEKGKNEIKNKNYKQAQTTLEPLARTSPIVGYQRHGAYLYALAAYHNKDFATARQILRTLLEQQPNWEERQEVLLLAATVAFEEKQTAQGFEYLKNITNTNLKEPIFKMKKNVFQNYPLERIETLYQSYPQDRAIAELLADKLVQNQNLPQAKRLLDEIKNKFSYTPEINTKVEANVPIETPITQIEKKSKYQVGVFLPFFASGERNFSTEKDYQFAVDLYAGMTIAKNILSNEGIELDLLPFDTERNEGKLKSFLNQSNAKNLDLLVGALYPNTLPLLSDFGRQHNIPVLNPISTNSDLSQSHSLYFLYEPSERTQAQQAAAFALDKLARKNAYIIYDENKKNEVMAAYYRDFILKNGGEVRLFHQTQASNKIYSNLQQALKDLAPRRTGAKNDLEELDPDAHIVVFTSEAATAGTFVSIVDASGKKIPTIITNNWFNFTQINADHFENLNFYVIYPDFIDSNRPEVKEFFNLYWEKNNTFPSDFSYIGFESVYYFGKMLGLYGKQMPQGIRQQDFMQGKVMLGHDYRHTTTDNKFVPILQWKKGEGLILSNDPNQIKD; this is encoded by the coding sequence ATGACAAAAAAAATAATACTCTCTTTCTTAATCTTTTTTGTTTGCACCTCCTTACTATGGGCGCAAAATTGGCAAACGATGTATGAAAAAGGCAAAAATGAAATTAAAAATAAAAACTATAAACAAGCGCAAACTACCTTAGAACCGCTTGCTCGCACCTCGCCTATCGTCGGTTATCAACGACATGGGGCGTATCTCTATGCACTTGCAGCCTATCATAACAAAGATTTTGCTACGGCACGCCAAATTTTGCGCACACTTTTAGAGCAGCAGCCTAATTGGGAAGAGCGGCAGGAAGTCTTGCTTTTAGCTGCTACGGTTGCTTTTGAAGAAAAACAAACGGCGCAAGGCTTTGAGTATCTTAAAAATATTACAAATACAAATTTGAAAGAGCCTATTTTTAAGATGAAAAAAAATGTTTTTCAAAATTATCCCCTCGAACGAATAGAAACTCTTTATCAAAGCTATCCTCAAGATAGAGCCATTGCAGAGCTATTAGCGGACAAACTGGTGCAAAATCAAAATTTGCCACAGGCAAAAAGATTATTAGACGAAATTAAAAATAAATTTTCTTATACGCCTGAAATCAATACAAAAGTAGAAGCAAATGTACCGATAGAAACTCCTATCACGCAAATAGAGAAAAAAAGTAAGTACCAAGTTGGGGTCTTTTTGCCTTTTTTTGCAAGCGGAGAGCGCAATTTTAGTACAGAAAAAGATTACCAATTTGCAGTAGATTTGTATGCAGGCATGACGATTGCTAAAAATATTCTGTCAAATGAGGGCATCGAACTCGATTTATTGCCCTTTGATACAGAAAGAAACGAAGGAAAATTAAAGTCTTTTTTAAATCAATCTAATGCTAAAAATCTCGATTTATTAGTAGGGGCATTGTATCCAAATACGTTGCCTTTATTGAGCGATTTTGGTCGTCAGCATAATATTCCTGTTTTAAATCCTATTAGCACCAATTCGGATTTATCACAGAGTCATTCGCTTTATTTTTTGTACGAACCCAGCGAGCGCACCCAAGCGCAACAAGCTGCCGCTTTCGCACTTGACAAATTAGCACGAAAAAATGCTTATATCATTTATGACGAAAACAAAAAAAATGAAGTAATGGCGGCTTATTATCGCGATTTTATTCTCAAAAATGGCGGCGAAGTACGACTTTTTCACCAAACACAGGCGAGCAACAAGATTTACAGCAACTTACAACAAGCCCTCAAAGACCTCGCGCCACGCCGCACAGGAGCAAAAAATGATTTGGAGGAGTTAGACCCAGACGCGCATATCGTCGTTTTTACTTCGGAGGCTGCCACTGCGGGAACGTTTGTGAGCATTGTCGATGCTTCGGGGAAAAAAATTCCAACTATTATTACAAATAATTGGTTTAATTTTACACAAATCAACGCCGACCACTTCGAAAACCTAAACTTTTATGTCATTTATCCTGATTTTATCGATAGCAATCGCCCCGAAGTAAAAGAATTTTTCAATTTGTATTGGGAAAAAAATAATACTTTTCCTTCTGATTTTTCTTATATCGGTTTTGAATCGGTTTATTATTTTGGCAAAATGTTAGGACTTTATGGCAAGCAAATGCCGCAAGGTATCAGACAGCAAGACTTTATGCAAGGAAAAGTCATGCTCGGACACGACTACCGACATACCACTACCGACAATAAATTCGTTCCCATCTTACAATGGAAAAAGGGCGAAGGCTTAATTTTGAGCAACGACCCAAACCAAATAAAGGACTAA